The stretch of DNA TTGGGATGATTGTAAGGGTGCCGTTGGCGAGTTCTTCTCTTATATTTGGTTGAAACATCAGTGCTATGCCTTTTTTCTGTTTCGCCAGTGTTTTTGCGAACTCAATGTTGTCAACTTCAGCGCCGATTTGAAGTTTCAAGCCTCTTGAAGTAAAGTTATTAAATATTAATTCATACGCTACAGATCCTTCAGGCTGAATAATGAGAGGATGACAGGCCAGTTCTTTCCATTTTAGCGGTGGTTCAATAGACAACCGGTACTCAGGACTTGCCACGAAAACCAACTGTTCTACCTTGGGAGGAATATGAAAAACATTAAGTCTTTCGTTAAGATTGGATAATGGTCCCACAATACATATATCATGTCTGAAGTCAAGCAACTCCTCTGCGAGTATCCGCGAAGGCCCTTCCCTTACTGTTACCTGAACAGACGGATAGAGTTCCTTGAATTTATCTATCATTCCCATTAGATACAACATCATCGTCCCTGCTATTCCTATATACAGGTTATTCGATCTGTAACTTTTCAAAAAATTTTCTACCAATATTGCGTGGTCGAGAAACTCTTCAGCATAAACAAATAGCCTCTCCCCTGCTTTTGTGAGATAAACGCGCTTTTTCTTTATATTGATAAGTTTTACGCCGAATTGAATCTCCAATGTTCTTATCTGTTGGGTTACCGCAGGTTGTGTGACAAAAAGCTTTTCAGCGGCGTCGCTAAAGCTTTTTTCTTTAGCCACATAGTAAAAGGAAATTATATGCTGAAGATTGACTTGTGGCGGTCTCATTACTGATTCTAAATTATTGTAAATAATGAGTCAATCTAATTCTATGTTTATTGATTTAATGCCAGGATAACCTTTATAACTTATGAATTTGTTAGAAAGCATGTATTGATCATATACATTAATTTGGATGAAAATATAACAGAAGATCAGGCAATAGAAATTTTAGCGGTATTTCGGTGCCTGATGATTAAGGCTTATAAGAAACTGGACGCAGTTTCTTATAAGAACAACCCTTAGAGCGAAGCGATCAGAGACAAAAGTTGATAAGGAAAGAGGCATAAAACAGAGAAGGAGGACTACAATAACATGAATAAAATAGAATTTGTAGATCAGACCATACGGGATGCTCAACAGAGCCTGTGGGGCTATACCATGAGAACAGAGCATATGACTCCAATTGCGGAGATAATGGATAAGGTTGGATATAAAGCCATTACAGTGGTAGGTAGTCAGGCATTTACAATACAGGTGCGAAACCTCAATGAAGATCCCTGGGAGAGAATGCGGATACTTTCCAAGTTGATAACCAGAACACCTCTCCGCGGGTCTTACCAGACAGGAAGCCTCTCTTCTTTTGATTTGAGTACACCCCGTGATATTATCACCCTCTGGATCAAGCGATCAATTGCCAACGGAGTAAAAAGTTTCTGGATATGCGATTACCAGGAGAATATGGAAAGATTCCGGTACTTTGCACAATTAGCCAAGGCTGAGGGCGCTGAGCTTGTACCATCTCTCATGTATACCTCCAGTCCGGTCCATACCAGCGAACACTGGGCTGAAAAAACCAGGATGATCGCAGAAGTGAAAGATTGTGTTGATCGGATCATGATTGAAGATGCATCAGGAGTTATAACGCCTGAAGATACGCGGAAACTCGTGTCCACTGTTCTTAAGAATTGCGATGGTCTGCCCATTGAATTTCACTCTCACTGCAATGTTGGACTTGCTCCACAGTGTTACATTGAAGCTATTAAGCTTGGCGTCACAACAGTGCATACAGCTGTTGCACCTCTCGCTAACGGTACTTCTTTGCCGGCCACAGAGAGTATTTTAAAAAATGCCAAGCGTTTGGGATTTACATCAGACCTGGATGAGGATGCCCTTGCAAAGGTTTCAGAACATTTTAGAAAAATTGCTGAAAAGGAGGGAATGCCCATTGGAGTGCCGATGGAATACGATCTCTTTCATTTTGAGCATCAGGTGCCCGGCGGTATGATGTCTAATCTTACGAGACAGCTCAGAGAGGTAGGCATGGAAAATCGTCTGCCTGAAATCCTGGAGGAAGTTGTCCTGGTTCGCAAGGATTTTGGATATCCTGTAATGGCAACACCCTATTCACAGATTGTAGGGGCACAGGCTATTGAGAATGTAATCCTTGGCGAGAGATATAAACAATTAACCGATGAGGCAACCAAGTATATTCTCGGGTACTATGGAGAGCCGGTTGTACCTGTTGACCAGAACGTCAAGGACAAAGTAATGAATTTGCCCAGAACCAAAGAATTTCTTAATTGGGCGCCCGAAGGGTACCTTAAAACCGTTGAGGAAATCCGTAAAGAGGTTGGCGCTGATCTTTCTGATGACGACCTTTTACTAAAGCTCCTTATTCCAGGACAACCGGTGAGAAACGGTAAACCTGAGAAAAAAATAGTCAAAACAATGGCGAAACCAGCGGCATCGGGCACGGTGCCTGTAGATTTTCCCCGGGAATTCAGCGTGGATGTAGATGGGGAAGTATTTAACGTCAAAATTTCACCTCTTTGGGATGGAAGCGAAAACGTAACAGCAGCCCAGCAACAGGATGATTCTAAAACATCAAGAAAACCGGTTAAGCTGCCCGCAGGTGCTGTTCTCTCCGGAATGGCAGGACTGGTCCTTTCATTTGAAGTAAAAGTGGGCGATCAGGTAAAAGCAGGCGATCTTGTGGCAATAGTTGAAGCAATGAAAATGAGAAGGCACGTCAACTGTCCGCACGGCGGAGTGGTAAAAGAAATTTGTGCTCAAGAAGGCGAAATTATTGAACCTGAAGACCTTCTAATGGTGGTGGTGTAACATGTTTAAGAAAATTCTCATAGCCAATCGTGGTGAAATAGCCATTCGTATAATGCGTGCCTGCCGGGAGATGGGTATTCAGTCCGTTGGGGTCTATTCCGAGGCTGATAAGGACGCATTATTTGCGAAGTATGCTGATGAGGCCTATTTCATCGGTCCTGCTCCGGCAACAATGAGTTATCTCAAGATGGAAAAACTGATTGAAGTGGCGAAGGAGAGCGGAGCGGATGGGATCCATCCGGGTTACGGTTTCCTTGCCGAGAACCCGAAATTTGCCAGGATGTGTGAAGATGAGGGCATAAAGTTCATCGGACCGTCGAGCAGAGTTCTTGCTCTTTTGGGCGACAAGGTAGCGGCGCGCCGGGAGATGATAAGAGCAGGGGTGCCAGTGGTGCCGGGGACTGATGAATGTGTTACACAATTCAAGCAGGCAAGGGACATAGCCAAGGAGACCGGATATCCGATTATCATCAAACCCTCCGGTGGTGGAGGGGGAATAGGGATGACGATCGTGTGGAGCGAAGGGGAACTGGAAAAAGCCCTGGAGTCGACGCAGGCCATTGCCGCGACTACCTTTGGCATAGCCGATGTTTACATTGAGAAATACATGACCAATCCTCGCCATATAGAGTTTCAGCTACTGGGAGACTCCCACGGAAACGCCATCCACCTTGGAGAGCGTGAATGTTCCATACAACGAAGACATCAGAAGTTAATTGAAGAATCCCCTTCCCCCGCCGTATCCGCAAAACTCCGTAAAGAGATTGGAGAGAAGGCTGCAAACGCCGCAAGGATGGTTGGTTATGAAGGCGCAGGGACCATGGAGTTCCTTTACTCTGATAGAAAATTGTATTTCATGGAAGTAAATGCTCGTGTGCAGGTGGAGCACCCGGTGACGGAGATGGTAACGGGTGTGGATATAGTGAAAGAGGGGATACGAATTGCCTCGGGATTGCCCTTAAGTCTCACGCAGAAGGACGTGAAACTGCGGGGTAGTGCTATTGAATGCCGTATCAATGCGGAAGATCCCTTTGAAGACTTTGTCCCAACACCGGGGAAGATCAAAAGCTATAATGCTCCGGGAGGTCCGGGTGTTCGCGTTGACAGCGGTGTGCACAGCGGGTATACGATACCTCCCTTCTATGATCCCATGATCGCGAAGCTCATTGTCTGGGGAGGAGACCGGTCTGAGACAATAAGCAGAATGCGGCGGGCGCTCTACGAATACATTATTACCGGGATGAAGAACAATATCCCCTTCCACCTGGCGGTCATGGAAAACCCGCGCTTTGTAAAAGGTAAACTTGGAACCCATTTTATCGAAAGCGAGACCACCCTGCTGGATGATATGAAGAGTATTATGGAGAGGGAGAAACTATTAGAGGAAAAACTTCCTAAACTCTTTGAAGATAAAAGAAGAATCGCTGCTATTACTGCTGTGGCTGCTGTAACACAGATGTACGGGCAGAGATAAAGAGAGCAATAGAGGGGGTGTGACTGGCATGGGAAAAACAATCGTTATTCTGGGAACTTTTGATACCAAGGGGGACCACTTACAGCTACTAAAAGAGAAAATAGCCTCAAGAGGGCACAGAGTTATTATGATGGACCTTAGCTTGGGAGGTAATTCTCCAATAAAGGTAGACATCACCCCGCAGGAGATAGCCGGTCTCATGGGAAAGAATACGGAAGAGTTCATGGCTTCGCGGGACAGGCATATGAAATCAGAGGTTATGGTAAAGGGGGCGCAGGAGAAGATATTAGAGCTCCTTTCCAGGCAGGAGGTAGATGGTGCAGTGGCCCTTGGTGGGGCATCGATGGCGCTTATGGGATCGCGGGTAATGTCCAGACTTCCCTTCGGGATACCGAAAGTTATTGCAACGTCGGCAGCTATGCCTGCTTATTCGGCAGAGTGGTTTAACTCCATGGACATCCTTGTCATGCAGATAATAATGGAATTTACAGGAATGAATAAACTTTTGACCCATGCCATCGGACAGGTTGCAGGAGTGATTTCGGGCATGGCAGAGGAAAGTCTTCCACATACGTCTTTGGCATTGCCATATCCGTCTGTTGCAATAACGGAGATCGGTTTCTGTCCCAAGTGTGCCCGGCATGTCGAGATGCTGCTGGAGATGAAGGGCTACAATGTTTGCACGTTTCACGCCCAGGGGATAAGCGAGAGGGCGATGGACCGACTCATCTCTCATGGTTTCTTCGATGGTATCATAGACATTGTTCCGGCAGGTCTGATCGAAGAAATTTATCAGGGGAACAGGCCGGCCGGTATGGAGAGGCTCGATGCAGCCTGCGAGAGGGGTATTCCTATGATCATTGCTCCATGTACGGTAAACCTCACAGGATGTGGCGTAACCCGTAATAACAGGGAAAAATATATATCAAGACCCCGCGTAATGAAAATGGATGAAATGAGAGCCATGACCCGCTATAACGCTGATGAATTACAGTATGCCGCAGGTTTCTACAGAGAAAAATTGAATAAGGCAAAAGGGCCGGTGAAGTTTTTTGTTCCTTTAAAAGGCTGGTCTGCCATAGATCGTGAGGGTTCCGTACTCTATGATCCTGAGGGAGACCTGGTTTTTATCGATGCATTAAAGGATGGCCTGAAGCCAGAGGTAGAGATTGTCGATGTTTTATGCAATCTCGAAGACCCCGAGTTTGCAGAAGCAATGGTCGAAGCCTTTGACAGAATTTTTAAGGAATCGCAACATGCATGAAAGTTTTTAAGGAGGATAATATGTCTGATAAATGGATTTACTGGCTTGAGGAGCTTGGCAAGGAGGACAATGAACGTGTAGGCAGAAAGTGTGCCAACCTTGGTGAGATAACAAAAGCAGGTCTGCCTGTCCCGAAGGGATTCTGCCTATCCGTGGGTGCTTATGGGATGTTCATGGAACTTACCGGGGCTGCGGAAGAAATAGCACGTCTCCTGGAAACACACAAGCCTGCAGCGGACGATGTTAATGGAATCCGTACTCTAAGCAGGGCCATGCGGCACGCCGTTGAGTCGAAACCCCTGCCTCCAGAGATGGCTGACACAGTGCTGTCTTATTATAGCCAACTGTGCGACCAGGCCTGTACTCTGGACGTTGCTGTTTCCACACGGTCTGCTGGTGCAGTGAGCCATCCCGGCCAGTATGAGACATATCTCAATGTTAAAGGCAAAGATGATCTTCTTGACAAGGTGCGAAAAGTATGGGCAAGCACCTTCAACGAGAGATCTCTGGCTTTTTGCATTAACAAGGGTTTGACTCTCGGCAATGAGCCTATCGGAGTGGCCGTACTGACCATGGTTCAAGCACGGTCAGCAGGAATTGCCTTCAGTGCTGATCCGAATACGGGGGACACGTCAAAGATTATCATTGAAGCAAATTGGGGTCTAGGAGAGAGTGTCGTCAGCGGCGAACTAATGCCTGACCGCTGGGTAATAGACAAGGAAACGCTGGAAGTCCGCGAAAGAACTCTCGGGAGAAAGGATAAGGCCACAGTTTGCCTGGATTGCGGGATTGAAGATGCCGAAATCTCTCCCGAAAAGGCCTGTTCCTTTTGTCTTAGCGATGAAGAATTGAAAGAGATTGCAAAGCTGGCGAACAAACTTGAGGCACATTTCGGTCTGCCTCAGGACATTGAATGGGCTGTGGCTGAAGACAAGCCCTTCCCCAATATTGTTTTGCTGCAGACGCGCGCGGTTGTGATTTCAAAGCAGGCCCCGGTTGATCAGGTTCTTGATCTTATGGTTGGCTTGTTAGCTTTTAAATAGTAACGAAATGATTCGAGGAGTTTACTTTAAAACCATGGTGAACATGCCATGGCATAAAAATTAAAAGGGGGCAAGAGATGTTACATGATGCTTATGATTTATCGTTTTATGAGTTTGATGATGAGAAAGACTCGAAGGAGTACGGCGTTCTCCTATGCGATGTAGTTCATGGCAGACCGCCCATGAAACCAACTTATATGGGCATAGGCTGGTACTGGTATTATCATGGGGTGCGCTACGGAGCTGAAACCCTGCATTTACCCACTACTCATGGATGGGACTCGCGGTTTGTGCAAGGCTATCCCTATATTACTGCTATTCGTACTACCCCTGAGGAGGCAAAAGAGCGGGAGCCAATCTTCAGAGAGAAAATCAAACCATTCCTTGAAAACTTTGACGGCGTTTGGGACCCCTTGAAAGCGGAGTTACTGAAGATGTACAAGGAGGCAAAGGACGCACGGGGCCTTAAGGAGTGGGATGATATAAAAAAACTGAGCAATGCCGACCTGCTGAGTTTCTTCCTTGATTTTGCCTACATAATCAACCGGAAAGAAGGTGAAATCCATTTTATCATGCTAATGGCATCATTTTATATTGTTGGTCTACTTCAGGAAATGTGGAGAACTATTTTTGAAGAGGAGCCTTCCATTGATCCTAATTTCCATAAACTCATGTCAGGGTTTGAAAACCAGGATATGAAAATGGGCCGGATGATGTGGGAACTCGGTCGCAAGGCAGTAGAGCTTAACCTGGACGATATCTTTAGAAATACCGAGGATGATGTTCTCATAGACAAACTGAATACTTCTGAGGCCGGAAGAACATGGAACAGTCTCTATCATGAATTCCTGCTGGAACACGGGTGGCGCTCCGACCGGGCACATTCCTATGATAGCCCGGTCTGGCTTGAGAAACCAAGTATGGGCCTCAGTAGGATTAAGCTTCTTATGCACGCACCGCTGTTTAAATTCGACGTGGAAAGAGTTCGTGTAATCAAAGATCGTGAGGAGACTGAGAAAGAAGTACTTGCAAGAGTGCCGGAGGTACAAAGACCAGCTTTTAGTCTCCTTGTGAAAGCTGCGCAGAAATCAGGTTACTGGAGTGAGGATCATGGCTATTTCTGTGACTGCCATGTAGGCGCAATGGGTCGATGGATCCTACAGGAATTCGGCAGGAGGTTTGCACAGGCCGGGAGTATCGATGACGCCGAGGATGTCTATTTCCTCCATCCAAACGAGATACGTAAAGCTGCCATACCTTTGGGGAGGATTAATCTCCGTCCCTATGTCGAGCGGCGGAAGAAGGTCTGGGAAGAGAATATGAAGATCGAGCCGATACCATTTTTTGGAGACATAAGTCAGGCGCAGGATATACTCCGAAGCGATCCTACCCTTCTTGTTTCCACGCAGGTTCCTGTGGTGAGGAAAGAGTTAAAGGCCGATCTGTATGGCGCCGCCTGTGCTCCGGGGTCCTTTCAGGGAACAGCAAGAGTGATCATGAGTGTGGATAAAATATCTGAATTGAAACCCGGCGAAATACTGGTTGCTCCCGGCACCTCTACGGCATGGATGGTTGTATTCGGTATTATCAAGGGACTTGTGACAGACGGCGGCGGTGCTCTTTCTCATCCTGTTATCATGGCAAGGGAATTCGGTATCCCCTGTGTTTCCGGAACCGTTGAAGCCACGCAGAAGATCAAGACCGGCGACAAGATCTGGGTGGACGGCAATAGAGGGGTTGTCTACATCATGGACAAGTAATGCGTCAGACACGGAAGGTAGAAAGTTTGCCTCCGGGAAGACGCTCATAATTGAGCGACAAGACCGTAACTGAGTAAAAAATTAAGCATGGGACAGACACCTCAATGCATTGAGGTGTCTTATCGCTAAGAGGAGGTATTATAATGTCAGAAAGCAAAATCCCTTACGTACTCGGAGAATTGATCGAGGACAGGGCAAAAAGAAACGGCGATAGGGTTTTCCTTCGTTTCAAGGATCAGTCATTCACCTATGACGACATGAATCGTTATGCAAATAGATGCGCAAATGCATTCATACAGCAGGGCGTGGCAAAGGGTGACAAGATCAGCATCATGCTCCCTAACTGCCCTGAGTATCTGTTTATATGGTTCGGTTCGGCAAAAATGGGAGCGGTAGAAGTTCCCATCAATACCTCATACAAGGGTGAGTTCCTGCGTCATATCATTGACCAGTCCGATTCAAAGGTCCTGTTTCTTGATCACGAATGGCTGGACCGTCTTAAACTGATCGAGAATGACCTGAAGAAGCTCAAAAAGGTAGTGATCCTTGGCGGTCTTACCAAAGAGGAAAGTGCCGGTTACAATATTCCAATGATCAGTTTCGAGGAATTTTTTGACGCCCCAGAGTCTCCGGTTGACATTAAGATATATCCCCATGACCCTCAAAATATCATTTACACCTCTGGAACCACGGGACTCTCCAAGGGTGCATTGGGTCCCCATAAGTTCTGGATCGTAGTAGCGGAGCAGTTGCTTCCGTTGCGTGAGGGGGGAAAAGACGATATTTTCTATACATTCCTGCCTCTCTATCATATGAACGGGCAATGCCTCACCACCATCACAGCCCTGCTTGCAGAGGGTCAGATGGTCCTATCCGACAAGTTCAGCGCAAGTCGTTTCTGGGAGGACATCCGTAAGTACAATGCTACCCAGTTCAACTACCTGGGTGCTGTAATTCCTATTCTCGAAAAACAACCCGAAAAGCCTGATGATATTGATAACCCAATCAAGATTGCCTTTGGCGCCGGCTGCCCCCAGGCAGTCATGGACCGCTTCGAGAAAAGGTTCGGGTGCAAATGCATGGAAGGGTTCGGAATGACCGAGATCGGTATTCCGGTCCACACGACCCTGTATGACAGGAGACCCGGTTCATGCGGACAGCCTCTGCCTATATATGAGATCAAACTCTTTGACGATGAAGACAATGAAGTACCTCCTGGAGTGCCCGGAGAGATCGTCTTTCGCCCGAAAGAGCCTTTTACCATGATGCTTGAGTACTATAATATGCCCGATAAGACCCTCGAAACGTTCCGGAACCTCTGGTTTCACACCGGAGACCTGGCAAAGCGGGACGAAGACGGCTACATGTATTTTGAAGACCGGAAGAAGGATTCCCTCCGCAGAAGAGGGGAGAACATCTCCTCCTTTGAGGTGGAACGGGCCATCAATACACACCCCAAAGTACTCGAATCGGCAGCAGTTGCCGTCAAGGCTGAAATGCCCGAAGATGAAGTGAAAATATGCGTGGTCCTCAAACCTGGTGAGAAACTGACCCCCGAGGAACTGATCGCCCATGCAGTCGAGAGGATGCCCTACTTTGCTGTGCCGCGTTTCATAGAATTCATGGATAGTCTGCCTAAGACGCCTACGGAGCGTGTACAGAAATACTTACTGAAACAAGCAGGTATTACTCCGAATACATGGGACAGGGAGAAAGCCGGGGTTGAAGTTAAAAGATAAAAAACAAGGGCACTGTAGCTTTAAAAAAGTTAGTACGGATACTATGTGTTGGATAGATTGAGGAGGAAAGATGGCAGGGATTACATCAATTTGTGCCTATATACCCCGATATAGGCTTAGTTTGGAAGAAATAGGAAGGATGTGGCAGACACGGGGTGGAGCAGGAGAGAAAGCAATTGCCGGCTATGATGAGGATGCTGTTACCATGGCGGTAGCCGCTTCCCTGGCCTGTATGAAACGATCCGGCGGAGATGTGGACAGCCTTTATCTGGCTACTGTTACAGCCCCCTATAAGGAGAAGCAAAGTGCAGCATTTGTGGCAGGTGCAGCCGACCTTTATAAAACATGTCATACGGCGGACTTTACAAACACGCTGAGGGCTGGAACCACAGCGGTGAAAGCAGCCGTCGATGCAGTCAAAAGCGGCTCTGCCAGGCAGGTCCTCGTAGTAGCATCAGACTGCCGCATGGGCGCCCCAAAAGGCAAGTTTGA from Pseudomonadota bacterium encodes:
- a CDS encoding LysR family transcriptional regulator; its protein translation is MRPPQVNLQHIISFYYVAKEKSFSDAAEKLFVTQPAVTQQIRTLEIQFGVKLINIKKKRVYLTKAGERLFVYAEEFLDHAILVENFLKSYRSNNLYIGIAGTMMLYLMGMIDKFKELYPSVQVTVREGPSRILAEELLDFRHDICIVGPLSNLNERLNVFHIPPKVEQLVFVASPEYRLSIEPPLKWKELACHPLIIQPEGSVAYELIFNNFTSRGLKLQIGAEVDNIEFAKTLAKQKKGIALMFQPNIREELANGTLTIIPIEDGEIWLGIDVLTNKEAASSPVIEAFFNIIKDHFHYVLSKG
- a CDS encoding pyruvate carboxylase subunit B gives rise to the protein MNKIEFVDQTIRDAQQSLWGYTMRTEHMTPIAEIMDKVGYKAITVVGSQAFTIQVRNLNEDPWERMRILSKLITRTPLRGSYQTGSLSSFDLSTPRDIITLWIKRSIANGVKSFWICDYQENMERFRYFAQLAKAEGAELVPSLMYTSSPVHTSEHWAEKTRMIAEVKDCVDRIMIEDASGVITPEDTRKLVSTVLKNCDGLPIEFHSHCNVGLAPQCYIEAIKLGVTTVHTAVAPLANGTSLPATESILKNAKRLGFTSDLDEDALAKVSEHFRKIAEKEGMPIGVPMEYDLFHFEHQVPGGMMSNLTRQLREVGMENRLPEILEEVVLVRKDFGYPVMATPYSQIVGAQAIENVILGERYKQLTDEATKYILGYYGEPVVPVDQNVKDKVMNLPRTKEFLNWAPEGYLKTVEEIRKEVGADLSDDDLLLKLLIPGQPVRNGKPEKKIVKTMAKPAASGTVPVDFPREFSVDVDGEVFNVKISPLWDGSENVTAAQQQDDSKTSRKPVKLPAGAVLSGMAGLVLSFEVKVGDQVKAGDLVAIVEAMKMRRHVNCPHGGVVKEICAQEGEIIEPEDLLMVVV
- a CDS encoding acetyl-CoA carboxylase biotin carboxylase subunit, whose translation is MFKKILIANRGEIAIRIMRACREMGIQSVGVYSEADKDALFAKYADEAYFIGPAPATMSYLKMEKLIEVAKESGADGIHPGYGFLAENPKFARMCEDEGIKFIGPSSRVLALLGDKVAARREMIRAGVPVVPGTDECVTQFKQARDIAKETGYPIIIKPSGGGGGIGMTIVWSEGELEKALESTQAIAATTFGIADVYIEKYMTNPRHIEFQLLGDSHGNAIHLGERECSIQRRHQKLIEESPSPAVSAKLRKEIGEKAANAARMVGYEGAGTMEFLYSDRKLYFMEVNARVQVEHPVTEMVTGVDIVKEGIRIASGLPLSLTQKDVKLRGSAIECRINAEDPFEDFVPTPGKIKSYNAPGGPGVRVDSGVHSGYTIPPFYDPMIAKLIVWGGDRSETISRMRRALYEYIITGMKNNIPFHLAVMENPRFVKGKLGTHFIESETTLLDDMKSIMEREKLLEEKLPKLFEDKRRIAAITAVAAVTQMYGQR
- a CDS encoding Tm-1-like ATP-binding domain-containing protein codes for the protein MGKTIVILGTFDTKGDHLQLLKEKIASRGHRVIMMDLSLGGNSPIKVDITPQEIAGLMGKNTEEFMASRDRHMKSEVMVKGAQEKILELLSRQEVDGAVALGGASMALMGSRVMSRLPFGIPKVIATSAAMPAYSAEWFNSMDILVMQIIMEFTGMNKLLTHAIGQVAGVISGMAEESLPHTSLALPYPSVAITEIGFCPKCARHVEMLLEMKGYNVCTFHAQGISERAMDRLISHGFFDGIIDIVPAGLIEEIYQGNRPAGMERLDAACERGIPMIIAPCTVNLTGCGVTRNNREKYISRPRVMKMDEMRAMTRYNADELQYAAGFYREKLNKAKGPVKFFVPLKGWSAIDREGSVLYDPEGDLVFIDALKDGLKPEVEIVDVLCNLEDPEFAEAMVEAFDRIFKESQHA
- a CDS encoding PEP/pyruvate-binding domain-containing protein, with the translated sequence MSDKWIYWLEELGKEDNERVGRKCANLGEITKAGLPVPKGFCLSVGAYGMFMELTGAAEEIARLLETHKPAADDVNGIRTLSRAMRHAVESKPLPPEMADTVLSYYSQLCDQACTLDVAVSTRSAGAVSHPGQYETYLNVKGKDDLLDKVRKVWASTFNERSLAFCINKGLTLGNEPIGVAVLTMVQARSAGIAFSADPNTGDTSKIIIEANWGLGESVVSGELMPDRWVIDKETLEVRERTLGRKDKATVCLDCGIEDAEISPEKACSFCLSDEELKEIAKLANKLEAHFGLPQDIEWAVAEDKPFPNIVLLQTRAVVISKQAPVDQVLDLMVGLLAFK
- a CDS encoding PEP-utilizing enzyme, which translates into the protein MLHDAYDLSFYEFDDEKDSKEYGVLLCDVVHGRPPMKPTYMGIGWYWYYHGVRYGAETLHLPTTHGWDSRFVQGYPYITAIRTTPEEAKEREPIFREKIKPFLENFDGVWDPLKAELLKMYKEAKDARGLKEWDDIKKLSNADLLSFFLDFAYIINRKEGEIHFIMLMASFYIVGLLQEMWRTIFEEEPSIDPNFHKLMSGFENQDMKMGRMMWELGRKAVELNLDDIFRNTEDDVLIDKLNTSEAGRTWNSLYHEFLLEHGWRSDRAHSYDSPVWLEKPSMGLSRIKLLMHAPLFKFDVERVRVIKDREETEKEVLARVPEVQRPAFSLLVKAAQKSGYWSEDHGYFCDCHVGAMGRWILQEFGRRFAQAGSIDDAEDVYFLHPNEIRKAAIPLGRINLRPYVERRKKVWEENMKIEPIPFFGDISQAQDILRSDPTLLVSTQVPVVRKELKADLYGAACAPGSFQGTARVIMSVDKISELKPGEILVAPGTSTAWMVVFGIIKGLVTDGGGALSHPVIMAREFGIPCVSGTVEATQKIKTGDKIWVDGNRGVVYIMDK
- a CDS encoding AMP-binding protein, with amino-acid sequence MSESKIPYVLGELIEDRAKRNGDRVFLRFKDQSFTYDDMNRYANRCANAFIQQGVAKGDKISIMLPNCPEYLFIWFGSAKMGAVEVPINTSYKGEFLRHIIDQSDSKVLFLDHEWLDRLKLIENDLKKLKKVVILGGLTKEESAGYNIPMISFEEFFDAPESPVDIKIYPHDPQNIIYTSGTTGLSKGALGPHKFWIVVAEQLLPLREGGKDDIFYTFLPLYHMNGQCLTTITALLAEGQMVLSDKFSASRFWEDIRKYNATQFNYLGAVIPILEKQPEKPDDIDNPIKIAFGAGCPQAVMDRFEKRFGCKCMEGFGMTEIGIPVHTTLYDRRPGSCGQPLPIYEIKLFDDEDNEVPPGVPGEIVFRPKEPFTMMLEYYNMPDKTLETFRNLWFHTGDLAKRDEDGYMYFEDRKKDSLRRRGENISSFEVERAINTHPKVLESAAVAVKAEMPEDEVKICVVLKPGEKLTPEELIAHAVERMPYFAVPRFIEFMDSLPKTPTERVQKYLLKQAGITPNTWDREKAGVEVKR